One region of Triticum aestivum cultivar Chinese Spring chromosome 6B, IWGSC CS RefSeq v2.1, whole genome shotgun sequence genomic DNA includes:
- the LOC123138595 gene encoding putative FBD-associated F-box protein At5g56820 — MGDINKRKKLAQESCNFGISDLPDDMLEHIVSFLSLNEAVRTCVLSKNWSYIWKFVPTLHISDTVDKCNSLIDNFLRGHGNTAIIVCDIELTNLEKVEMHDMIDTWIFHIVNLCHVQELKVISCIVDDFLKFRDQALISKHLRRLELDKVRLQASIVDFSTCPALEEIDLMFCWIEANYIISKSLKRLIAVECEFDSVGARTHISVPNLIFLKLTDIWHYTPLFEAMPSLEVGYVSLGEDCLDYCNNNKSWGCDNVDCGFGCTDGYKYDSILLEGLSNASYLELLSEPSMFIFDRDLRRCPTFRNLRTLILNEWFLVANLHGLARVLHNSPILEELNLLLLEEPKEVVESNGDHYQVEHPLLETLKEVKVNCERQYMWVQEIINILITFGISPEIIIVKESQMHPDVI; from the exons ATGGGTGATATAAATAAGAGGAAGAAATTAGCGCAAGAGAGTTGTAATTTTGGAATCTCAGACCTCCCGGATGATATGCTTGAGCACATAGTATCCTTCTTATCATTGAATGAGGCCGTGAGGACTTGTGTTCTTTCCAAGAATTGGAGCTACATATGGAAATTTGTGCCTACCCTACATATTTCTGATACAGTGGATAAATGTAACAGCTTAATAGACAATTTTTTGCGTGGCCATGGGAACACCGCAATCATTGTTTGTGATATCGAGTTGACTAATCTCGAGAAGGTAGAAATGCATGACATGATAGACACATGGATCTTTCATATCGTGAATCTTTGCCATGTTCAGGAGCTCAAAGTCATTAGCTGTATAGTGGATGATTTCCTAAAGTTCAGGGATCAAGCTCTCATCTCCAAGCACTTGAGGAGGTTAGAGCTTGATAAGGTTCGCTTACAAGCTAGCATTGTTGATTTCTCAACCTGCCCTGCATTGGAAGAAATAGATCTGATGTTTTGTTGGATTGAAGCAAATTACATTATATCAAAGTCATTAAAGCGCCTGATTGCAGTGGAATGTGAATTTGATAGTGTGGGTGCACGCACTCACATTTCTGTCCCCAACCTCATCTTTCTTAAGTTAACTGATATTTGGCATTATACTCCTTTATTTGAAGCCATGCCTTCACTTGAAGTTGGATATGTTAGTCTAGGCGAGGACTGTTTAGACTATTGTAACAACAATAAATCTTGGGGATGTGATAATGTGGACTGCGGTTTTGGTTGCACTGATGGTTACAAATATGATAGCATTCTTCTGGAAGGTTTATCAAATGCTAGTTACTTGGAGTTGCTAAGTGAACCAAGCATG TTCATTTTTGATAGGGATTTGCGGCGATGCCCTACATTTCGAAACTTGAGGACACTGATACTCAACGAATGGTTTTTGGTTGCTAACCTCCATGGACTTGCACGCGTTCTTCACAACTCACCTATTCTAGAGGAGCTGAATCTCCTACTTTTAGAG GAGCCTAAAGAGGTGGTCGAATCTAACGGGGACCATTATCAAGTGGAACATCCCTTATTGGAGACCCTTAAGGAAGTCAAAGTCAATTGTGAAAGACAATATATGTGGGTTCAGGAAATAATAAATATTTTGATTACTTTTGGTATATCGCCTGAGATAATTATCGTCAAAGAGAGCCAAATGCATCCAGATGTCATTTAG